The genomic window GCAAACCCAGAATCGAAATGCTGCCTTTGATTGACATCGTGTTTCTTTTACTGGTGGTGTTTATCTATTCCATGCTGTCCATGTCCGTTCACCGGGGCCTGTCCGTCACATTGCCGGAATCATCTGTGGCGGACATAGAAAAACAAACCCCGGTTTCCGTGACAGTCAAAGGAGAAAACGAGCTTTATGTGGATGATGTGCAGGTTTCTCTGGCAGATCTGTCCCACATGCTGGCATCTGAATCAACCGG from Desulfotignum phosphitoxidans DSM 13687 includes these protein-coding regions:
- a CDS encoding ExbD/TolR family protein gives rise to the protein MKINLPAPGKPRIEMLPLIDIVFLLLVVFIYSMLSMSVHRGLSVTLPESSVADIEKQTPVSVTVKGENELYVDDVQVSLADLSHMLASESTGKTTPGVLLFAEESVSYQTLFTVLDQITLAGIHDISLQAKLKK